TCGCAGCGGTGCTGGTGATGATCGTGGCCGGTGGCCTGACGTGGGCCGGCTGCCGCCGGGCGGCCCAGTCTGGAACGCCTGCGGCTGGTGCACACGCGGCGAAGTACCACTGCCCGATGCATCGCACGGTGGTGTCGGATGTTCCAGGCGACTGCCCGATCTGCGGCATGAGGCTGGTGCCGATCGAGCCCGCTACCCAACCGGCGCCAGCGGCCCAGGCGGCGCCCGCGACCGGAAGCCGCCGAATCCTGTTTTACCGATCGCCGATGGACCCGAGCGTCCACTCAGACACACCCTCGAAGGACAGCATGGGCATGGACTTTCTGCCGGTCTACGAGGACGAGACCGCGGCGTCAGCCGGCGCCGTGGCCGGGCGGGCGCTCGTGTCGCTGACGCCTGAACGACGCAACCTGTTGGGCCTCCGCAGTGCGGACGTTCGCCTGATGCGCATCGAAAAGACGCTTCGGACCGTGGGCCGTGTGACAGCGGACGAGCGGCGCCTCGCCCACTTCCACACCAGGTTCGAGGGCACGGTCGAACGCCTGTACGTCGACTTCACGGGCATGTACGTGAAGAAGGGCGACCCCATGCTGGCGATCTACAGCCCGGACCTGGTCGCGACCCAGCAGGAGTACCTGCTCGCGCTGCGGGCGCGGAAGCAGCTCGGGTCGAGCGTGATCCCGTCGGTGGCGCAGGGCAGCGCGGACCTGCTGGAGGCGGCCCGACAACGCCTGCTCCAGTGGGACATCCGCCCGCAGGACATCGCCGAGGTCGAACGCACCGGCACGGTCAGGCGCACCTTCGACCTGTACTCCGAGGTCAACGGGTACGTCGTTCAGAAGAACGTCGTTCTCGGCATGCGCGTGATGCCAGCAGACACGCTCTTCGATCTCGCCGATCTCTCGCGCGTGTGGGTGCTCGCCGACGTCTACGAATCGGATCTGTCGACAGTACGGCTCGGGATGATGGCCGACGTGACGCTGTCGTACCAGCCGGGAACGGCGTGGCGCGGCGCGGTCACGAATGTCGCCCCGACGGTTGAGGAGAAGACCCGCACGATCAAGGTTCGGATCGAGGTCAACAACGCCAACGGTGCGCTCAAGCCCGACATGTACACGGATGTCCGCCTGCACACCGACATGGGCATGGGCCTGGTCGTGCCCGACAGCGCGATTATCGACACGGGGGATCGCAAACTCGTGTTTCTCGACCGCCCCGACGGCGCCCTCGAACCCCGGGAGGTCGAAGTCGGCGTCAGAATCCCGGACGGCTACCAGGTGCTGCGGGGCCTGGCACAAGGCGACCGCGTCGTGACCGCCGCCAACTTCCTCCTCGACTCGGAGTCGAGCTTGAATGCCGCCATCTCGGCCCTCACGTCGCAGGCGGCGCCAGGCCGCCAGAAGCGTTGAGGATCGGCCATGATTCACGCCATCATCCGCTTCAGCGCCCATAACCGGCTTCTGGTGCTGCTCGCCACGGCGGTCGTCGTGGCCTACGGCGTCTACACGCTGCAGCACATTCCGATCGACGCCATCCCGGATCTGTCGGACACCCAGGTCATCATCTACTCGCGGTGGGACCGCAGCCCCGACATCATCGAGGATCAGGTCACGTACCCGATCGTCTCGGCGATGCTCGGCACGCCGAAGGTGAAGACGATCCGCGGGTTCTCGGACTTCGGCTTCAGCTACGTCTACGTCATCTTCCAGGACGGCACCGACATCTACTGGGCGCGCAGCCGCGTGCTCGAGTACCTGTCGAAGATTCAGCCGCTGCTCCCGAGCGGCGTGAAGACCGAGATCGGCCCCGACGCGACGGGGGTCGGCTGGGTGTTCCAGTATGCGCTGGTCGACGATTCGGGCACGCAGTCGCTGGCCGATCTTCGGACGCTCCAGGACTGGAACCTGCGCTACCGGCTGCAATCGGTGCCGGGAGTCGCTGAGGTTGCCTCGATTGGCGGGTTTGTCCAGCAGTACCAGGTCACCGTCGATCCGAACCGCCTGAAGACGTATGACCTTGCGGTGATGGACGTCTCCGACGCGGTGCGGACCAGCAACAGTGAGGTCGGCGGCCGCCTGCTGGAGCTCGCGGGCAAGGAGTTCATGGTCCGCGGGCGTGGATACGTCAAGTCGAAGGGCGACCTTGAACAGATTGTGCTCAAGACCGACGCACTCGGCACGCCCGTGCTTCTGCGCGACGTCGCCAACGTCGCCATCGGTCCCGAAATGCGCCGCGGCGTCTCTGATCTGGACGGCACCGGCGAGGCGGTCGGCGGCATCATCGTCATGCGCCACGCGGAGAACGCGCGCGAGGTCATCGGACGAGTCAAGGCGCGCCTCAAGGAACTCGAGACGTCCCTTCCGAAGGGCGTCCGGTTCGTGACCACGTACGATCGGTCGCAGTTGATCGACGAGTCGATTGCCAATCTCCGCCACGAGCTCCTCATGGAGATCGCCATCGTCAGCCTCGTCATTCTGCTTTTCCTCTGGCACATCCCGTCGGCCATCGTCCCGATCATCACAATTCCCGTATCCGTGCTGCTGGCGTTCATTCCCATGCGGATGATGGGCATTTCGTCGAACATCATGTCGCTGGCGGGCATCGCCATCTCCATCGGCGTGCTGGTAGACGGGGCCATCGTGGAGGTCGAGAACGCGTACAAGAAGCTCGAACTCTGGCAGGAAGGCGGGCGCCAGGGCGACTATCACGCCGTGCGGCTCGAGGCGCTGCTTGAAGTGGGCCCGTCGGTGTTCTTTTCGCTGCTGGTGATCGCGGTGGCGTTCCTGCCGATTTTCACCTTGGTGGATCAGGAAGGCCGCCTGTTCACGCCGCTTGCCTGGACCAAGAACCTCACGCTGTTCATCGCGGCGATGCTCGCGGTGACACTCGATCCGGCCCTCCGCATGCTCTTCACACGGATGGACTTCCCGACCTGGCGTCCCCGATTCCTGTCGTGGCTGGTCGGGCAGGTGACGGTGGGCCGTTACTACGCGGAAGAGAAGCACCCGATCAGCCGGATGCTGTTCTGGATCTATGAGCCTGCATGCCGCCTGGTGCTGCGCTTTCCCAAGGCGACGATCGTGACGGCCGTGCTGATTGTCGTGTCCACGATCCCGATCTACCAGAAGCTGGGACACGAATTCATGCCGGCGCTGAACGAAGGCACGATCCTGTACATGCCGACGACGCTGCCGGGCATTTCGGTGAGCGAGGCGAGTCGACTGCTCCAGACGCAGGATCGGATTCTTAAGTCGTTTCCTGAGGTCGTGTCGGTGTTCGGCAAAGCCGGCCGCGCGGAGACGTCGACCGATCCCGCGCCGTTCTCGATGATGGAGACGACAGTCATCCTGAAGCCGCCGGCCGAGTGGCGGCCGAAAGTGCGCTGGTACTCCGACCGGGCGCCCGAGTGGCTCCAGGCGTTCCTGTTGCGCCGCATCTGGGCGGACCGCATCTCCTGGACCGAACTCACCGATCAGATGGATGCCGCCTTGAAGATCCCCGGCACGACGAATGCCTGGACCATGCCCATCAAGGCGCGGATCGACATGCTCACCACCGGCGTGCGGACGCCGGTGGGCATCAAGGTGTTCGGTGCCGACGTGAAGCAGATTGAGGCTATCGGAGCGCGCCTCGAGGAGATCCTCCGCGCCGTGCCGGGCACGCGCAGCGTGTTCGCGGAGCGCGCCGCCGGCGGGTACTTCGTTGATTTCGATCTGAATCGGGAGGCGCTGGCCCGGTACGGTTTGTCGGTGGGCGCGGTGCAGGATGTCATCATGTCGGCGGTCGGCGGCGAAAATGTCACCACTACGATCGAGGGCCGCGCGAGGTTCCCGGTCAACGTCCGGTACCCCCGCGCCTTGCGCGACGATCTCGATCGCCTCGGCCAGGTGCTGGTGATGACGCCGTCTGGCGCGCAGATCCCATTGGCGCAGGTGGCCGCCATACGCACCTTGACCGGCCCATCGATGATTCGCAACGAGAACGGGCTGCTCGCCGGCTACGTGTTCGTGGATATGACGGATAGCGACGTGGGAGGCTATGTGGAGCGCGCCCGCGCAGCGGTCGCCGCGAAGTTGACGCTGCCGAGCGGCTACTCGCTCGAGTGGAGCGGCCAGTACGAGAACATGCTGCGGGTGCGCGAGCGGCTGAAGGTGGTTGTCCCGATCACGCTGTTCCTGATCTTCTTCCTGCTCTACATGAACACGAAGTCCGCCTTCAAGGCGTCCGTCGTGATGCTGGCCGTGCCGTTCTCTGTCGTGGGCGCGGTGTGGCTGATGTACGTGCTCGGCTACAACGTGTCGATCGCCGCGTGGGTGGGCATGATCGCGCTCATGGGCCTCGATGCCGAAACCGGCGTCTTCATGCTGTTGTTCCTCGACCTCTCGTACGAAGAGGCGCGAGTGAAGGGGCGGCTGGCCACGCGGGAGGACTTGCACACGGCCATCATTCACGGCGCGGTCAAGCGCGTGCGCCCGAAGATGATGACGGTGGCGGCCGCCATGATGGGTCTGATGCCGATCATGTGGTCGATGGGCACGGGTGCCGACGTCATGAAACGCGTGGCGGCGCCCATGGTGGGCGGGTTGGTCACGTCCTTCGCGATGGAGTTGCTGGTGTATCCGGCGATCTACCTGCTCTGGAAGCGGAGGTCCGTGCCGAAGAACGTGGATGCTACCGGCTGAACCAGTAGCTCACTTTGGCCATCACGACGTTGTCGGCGGGAGCGCCAACCAGGCTGGACATGTCCGAACCAAAGGCAAACTGTCCCGGCCGGGCGTAGTCTTCGCGCTGCTGCGTCCACACGAGGTAGACGGTCGAGCCTGGCTTGAATTCCCACCGGAAGACGGCGTTGACGCGAAGTGACTTGAAATTGAAATTCGGGTCGCCAAACGAGAACGGCGTCCCGCCGTCGCTGCCGGCCGGGTTGACGTTGTACGTGCCCGAGATCGGATCGAAGCCGATCGTACCGAGATCAACGCCGTACCGTTGGAAGGTGAAGGTCCGCGGCGCCGCGGCCTGCTTGAAGTTGCTGTACCGGCCAACCGAGAGCAGGGGCTGCGCGAACACCTGCAGCGACATCCGCGGGCTGACCATGAGATTGACGCGCGTCGTCATGGACCATTCGGTCTGGTCGATCTCGCCAAACACATCTCGCCGGCCGAAGGTCGCCGAGGCGGCCGCATCGAGCGATGTCGTTACGTACTGCGCCACGCCGAACGACCGCAGCAGCGAAGGGCCGAGCTCAACGGTCAGGGCGGGGATCGGTTTCGCGGTGACGGTCACGGAGCCCGACGAATCCCACGAGTTCGATGAGGCTGTCGAGTAACTGCCATTCACGTTGAAGACGAGCAACTTTCGGCTGTCGGTGCTGACCGAGGCGGTGTAGTTGCTGCCACCCGGGTCGCGCATCATCGGTCCGCCCCGCGTCAGGCGGTCGTCGAACGCGGTCATGACGTGTATCCCTGTCACATTAACCGACCAGTAATTCCGGAAGGTGGTTGAGCCGCTGAGGTAAGCTCCGTCACTCATCTTCTCGTGCGCGAAGTTCCACACGTACCACTTGACGGCAATCAGGTTTCGGGATCGGCTGAAGCGATCGGGTGTCGGCTTGAGCCAAAGGGCACCGGCGTGCATGCCCATCCGATCCGCCGTGTTCATGTACCCGACATCATTGGCCTCATAGCCGGGGCTGACCGCCCAGAATGATGCGGCCGGCCGAAGACTGCCCGTGTTTCTCGTGAAGTCCGTCTGGAGATTCCAGCCCGTCAGTGCCTGCGCCGCCGGATCAAACGTGAGGTGTGTCGCGTCCGGACGCTGGAAGTAACGCGCTGACGCCCGTTCGAGCCGTGAGATCGCGGCCGGGGAACCCGCGACGCGGCTGGCCGACAGGGCACCCGTCACGACGTAGTCGCGCCCGCTGCTGAGGAAGGCGTGGCCGTCCACACCGATGACGTACGCCTCATCAACGAGGCGATCTCGAAGGCTGTCAGTCTGCAGACTCCGATTCACCAGTGTCGCGAGCATCCCGATTCCCCCGCGCCGGCCCAGGTCGCGATACGCGCGCGCCGCCACGTAGTTGGTCAGCGGTTCGATCTCGACGCGGCTGCGTGCCGAGCCGGTGGCGACATCGGCCCGCTCGGCCGAGGTCACCGCATCAATCAGATTGAACGTCCATCCGCTGGTCGTCTTGCCCGTGATCTTCGCCGCCCCGAGAATCGTCGTCGACCCCGGCGCATCGACGAAATCCCCACTGGCCGAACCCTGCGGCGCGCGGCCAATCCGGCGTGAATAGAACAGGGTCGGATTCGCTCGATTGAATCCCCAGGAACTGGACGCCCCGTTCCGGCCAAACCGGCTGAACACCTCGGATCCCTCGATGAAGAACGGCCGCTTCTCGTCGTAGAACGTCTCGAACGCCGACAGGTTGACGACGGCCGGGTCCACCTCGACCTGGCCGAAGTCAGGGTTGACCGTCGCATCCACAGTCACGTTGCTCGACACGCCCCATTTTGCGTCGATGCCGATGCTGCCTGCGAGGGTATGTCCGCTCGTGAACGGGTTGTCCGGCTCAACGGTGCTCTTGGCCTCACCTTTCGCGGTGGCATAGGGCAGCAAGTCCAGGTGTCGGCGGCCCCGGACGCCGTCGAGATCGGTCACGTGCCCCGCTCGCGACACGACGGCGCTGTCCTTCTTGGGCGCGAGCGACCACCAGTCTTCCTCATTGGTCCGTGTCACCGTGCGCACGAAGTTCACTCCCCACGTCTGGTGATCCGAGGCGGAGAACCTGAGCTGGGAAAATGGAATCCGCACCTCGGCCGTCCATCCCTGGTCGTCGATCGAGACAGCCGCCTCCCAGACGCCGTCCCATGAGTCGTCCTCGCTCGAATCGTTGAAGAGGACCCCGTCGCGCACGCTCCCGGCGGCCGTGACGGCAAAGAGGGCGCCGGTCAGGTGATCGTGGTGGGGATCGATGCCGATGATGAGAGTGTCGGCCACGCCGCCCGAATCGGCATCGCGACGGGTGAGGCGATGGGCGATCTTCCCGGCCTCGCGGTCGAACATTCGCGCCCCGAAATAGATGGCGTCCGCGTCATACAGGATCCGAACCTCCGTGCGCTCTTCGGCAGGCGTGCCCTCGTTCGGATCGCGCTGAATGAAATGGGTGGCCGGCTCGGCCCGCTGCCAGTCCGCCTCGTCGAGACGGCCGTCGATTACGATGTGGCCCACGGTTCTGACGGCCCGAGCGCTGGGTACAGCCGCGGGTGTGGAGGGAGCGGCGGCCGGCTGTGCCCCGCACACGCTCGCAAAGATGAGGATGGAGATCAGGGCTCCGAATATCCCTCGTGCCCGTCGAATCGTCGATGTACCCGCC
This Acidobacteriota bacterium DNA region includes the following protein-coding sequences:
- a CDS encoding DUF5916 domain-containing protein; translation: MGHIVIDGRLDEADWQRAEPATHFIQRDPNEGTPAEERTEVRILYDADAIYFGARMFDREAGKIAHRLTRRDADSGGVADTLIIGIDPHHDHLTGALFAVTAAGSVRDGVLFNDSSEDDSWDGVWEAAVSIDDQGWTAEVRIPFSQLRFSASDHQTWGVNFVRTVTRTNEEDWWSLAPKKDSAVVSRAGHVTDLDGVRGRRHLDLLPYATAKGEAKSTVEPDNPFTSGHTLAGSIGIDAKWGVSSNVTVDATVNPDFGQVEVDPAVVNLSAFETFYDEKRPFFIEGSEVFSRFGRNGASSSWGFNRANPTLFYSRRIGRAPQGSASGDFVDAPGSTTILGAAKITGKTTSGWTFNLIDAVTSAERADVATGSARSRVEIEPLTNYVAARAYRDLGRRGGIGMLATLVNRSLQTDSLRDRLVDEAYVIGVDGHAFLSSGRDYVVTGALSASRVAGSPAAISRLERASARYFQRPDATHLTFDPAAQALTGWNLQTDFTRNTGSLRPAASFWAVSPGYEANDVGYMNTADRMGMHAGALWLKPTPDRFSRSRNLIAVKWYVWNFAHEKMSDGAYLSGSTTFRNYWSVNVTGIHVMTAFDDRLTRGGPMMRDPGGSNYTASVSTDSRKLLVFNVNGSYSTASSNSWDSSGSVTVTAKPIPALTVELGPSLLRSFGVAQYVTTSLDAAASATFGRRDVFGEIDQTEWSMTTRVNLMVSPRMSLQVFAQPLLSVGRYSNFKQAAAPRTFTFQRYGVDLGTIGFDPISGTYNVNPAGSDGGTPFSFGDPNFNFKSLRVNAVFRWEFKPGSTVYLVWTQQREDYARPGQFAFGSDMSSLVGAPADNVVMAKVSYWFSR
- a CDS encoding efflux RND transporter periplasmic adaptor subunit, producing the protein MKRITRNGMVAAVLVMIVAGGLTWAGCRRAAQSGTPAAGAHAAKYHCPMHRTVVSDVPGDCPICGMRLVPIEPATQPAPAAQAAPATGSRRILFYRSPMDPSVHSDTPSKDSMGMDFLPVYEDETAASAGAVAGRALVSLTPERRNLLGLRSADVRLMRIEKTLRTVGRVTADERRLAHFHTRFEGTVERLYVDFTGMYVKKGDPMLAIYSPDLVATQQEYLLALRARKQLGSSVIPSVAQGSADLLEAARQRLLQWDIRPQDIAEVERTGTVRRTFDLYSEVNGYVVQKNVVLGMRVMPADTLFDLADLSRVWVLADVYESDLSTVRLGMMADVTLSYQPGTAWRGAVTNVAPTVEEKTRTIKVRIEVNNANGALKPDMYTDVRLHTDMGMGLVVPDSAIIDTGDRKLVFLDRPDGALEPREVEVGVRIPDGYQVLRGLAQGDRVVTAANFLLDSESSLNAAISALTSQAAPGRQKR
- a CDS encoding CusA/CzcA family heavy metal efflux RND transporter, which translates into the protein MIHAIIRFSAHNRLLVLLATAVVVAYGVYTLQHIPIDAIPDLSDTQVIIYSRWDRSPDIIEDQVTYPIVSAMLGTPKVKTIRGFSDFGFSYVYVIFQDGTDIYWARSRVLEYLSKIQPLLPSGVKTEIGPDATGVGWVFQYALVDDSGTQSLADLRTLQDWNLRYRLQSVPGVAEVASIGGFVQQYQVTVDPNRLKTYDLAVMDVSDAVRTSNSEVGGRLLELAGKEFMVRGRGYVKSKGDLEQIVLKTDALGTPVLLRDVANVAIGPEMRRGVSDLDGTGEAVGGIIVMRHAENAREVIGRVKARLKELETSLPKGVRFVTTYDRSQLIDESIANLRHELLMEIAIVSLVILLFLWHIPSAIVPIITIPVSVLLAFIPMRMMGISSNIMSLAGIAISIGVLVDGAIVEVENAYKKLELWQEGGRQGDYHAVRLEALLEVGPSVFFSLLVIAVAFLPIFTLVDQEGRLFTPLAWTKNLTLFIAAMLAVTLDPALRMLFTRMDFPTWRPRFLSWLVGQVTVGRYYAEEKHPISRMLFWIYEPACRLVLRFPKATIVTAVLIVVSTIPIYQKLGHEFMPALNEGTILYMPTTLPGISVSEASRLLQTQDRILKSFPEVVSVFGKAGRAETSTDPAPFSMMETTVILKPPAEWRPKVRWYSDRAPEWLQAFLLRRIWADRISWTELTDQMDAALKIPGTTNAWTMPIKARIDMLTTGVRTPVGIKVFGADVKQIEAIGARLEEILRAVPGTRSVFAERAAGGYFVDFDLNREALARYGLSVGAVQDVIMSAVGGENVTTTIEGRARFPVNVRYPRALRDDLDRLGQVLVMTPSGAQIPLAQVAAIRTLTGPSMIRNENGLLAGYVFVDMTDSDVGGYVERARAAVAAKLTLPSGYSLEWSGQYENMLRVRERLKVVVPITLFLIFFLLYMNTKSAFKASVVMLAVPFSVVGAVWLMYVLGYNVSIAAWVGMIALMGLDAETGVFMLLFLDLSYEEARVKGRLATREDLHTAIIHGAVKRVRPKMMTVAAAMMGLMPIMWSMGTGADVMKRVAAPMVGGLVTSFAMELLVYPAIYLLWKRRSVPKNVDATG